In Flavobacterium lacustre, a genomic segment contains:
- a CDS encoding proline iminopeptidase-family hydrolase, protein MKLKIIICSLLTLLLFSNCKKENKTDTTKANYLDFSKRDDQFTGGIKMIPITTPHGTFKVWTKRVGNNPTIKVLLLHGGPGVTHELYECFDGYFPNESIEYIYYDQLGSYYSDQPEDNRLWTNERFVEEVEQVRIALGCDSSNFYVLGQSWGGILAMEYALKYQKNLKGLIISNMMASIPEYNKYAQTVLGPQMDPKILKQIQEIEKNNDFSNPKYNELLMKYYYTEHILRKPLEEWPEAVNRCFKHINPNVYVFMQGHSEFGITGNASLKNWDVKNRLKTLTIPTLVIGAKYDTMDPEHMKWIANEVQNGRFLLCPNGSHLSQYDDQKVYFKGLIQFLRDVDGGTFVKS, encoded by the coding sequence ATGAAACTAAAAATCATAATTTGTTCTTTACTGACACTCCTTTTATTTTCGAACTGTAAAAAGGAAAATAAGACCGATACTACAAAAGCAAATTATTTAGATTTTTCAAAACGGGACGATCAGTTTACAGGAGGAATTAAAATGATTCCGATTACTACGCCTCATGGTACATTTAAAGTCTGGACAAAAAGAGTTGGTAACAATCCAACGATAAAAGTATTGCTTTTGCATGGTGGTCCGGGCGTAACGCATGAATTATACGAATGTTTTGACGGTTATTTTCCAAATGAAAGTATCGAATATATATATTACGACCAATTAGGTTCTTATTACAGCGATCAACCGGAAGACAACAGACTTTGGACCAATGAGCGCTTTGTAGAAGAAGTAGAACAAGTGCGAATCGCTTTGGGCTGTGACAGTTCTAATTTTTATGTTTTGGGACAATCCTGGGGTGGAATTTTGGCAATGGAATATGCCTTAAAATACCAAAAAAACTTAAAAGGCCTTATCATATCAAATATGATGGCCAGCATTCCTGAATATAATAAATATGCCCAAACTGTTTTAGGTCCTCAAATGGATCCGAAAATCCTCAAACAAATTCAGGAAATAGAAAAAAATAATGATTTTAGTAATCCAAAATACAATGAATTACTAATGAAATATTATTACACGGAACACATTCTGAGAAAACCACTTGAAGAATGGCCAGAAGCAGTCAACAGATGTTTCAAACACATCAACCCAAATGTGTATGTTTTTATGCAAGGTCACAGCGAATTTGGTATAACCGGAAATGCTTCCCTAAAAAACTGGGATGTAAAGAACCGACTTAAAACCCTAACCATTCCAACATTAGTAATAGGTGCCAAATACGACACCATGGATCCGGAACACATGAAATGGATTGCCAATGAAGTACAAAACGGACGCTTTTTGCTTTGTCCTAACGGAAGCCACCTTTCCCAATATGATGACCAGAAAGTTTATTTCAAAGGGTTGATTCAGTTCTTGAGAGATGTTGACGGCGGGACGTTTGTAAAGTCATAA
- a CDS encoding GH92 family glycosyl hydrolase: MKNTFLFSLLFISFFTQAQQNLIQYVKPIIGTEKMGHTYPGATVPFGAVQLSPETDTISYEINGKYNGDVYKYCAGYKYEDKTIVGFSHTHLSGTGHSDLGDFLIMPTQGKLQLNPGTATNPKSGYRSTYSHANEVAEAGYYKVKLNDDNILAEMTATTRVGMHQYTFPKSDESHIILDLMAGIYNYDEKDVWTFVRVVNDTLITGYRQTNGWARTRTVYFAMSFSKPFTQYGQKNYDDKQAYRGFWRKFDQTKNFPEIAGKKIRMYFDFKTEEAEKIKIKFALSSVSQENALENMQAEIKDWDFEKVKAQAQTSWNKELNKIAITASDDTKVNFYTAMYHTFINPTVYTDVNGAYKGLDQGIHKANGFTNYSTFSLWDTYRALHPFFNIIQPSRNNDMVKSMMAHYDQSALHMLPIWSHYSNDNWCMSGYHSVSVIADAIIKGVFNGDENQALEACITTANQRNYEGIGHYIDLGYIPAEKSGVSVSNTLEYAYDDWCIAQIAKKLNKTAVYNEFLKRSENWKNNYNATTGFMQPKMADGTFKKEFDSMSTEGQGFIEGNSWNYSFFAPQDPATLIIKMGGKKTFANRLDKLFSMHLPDSFFQHTEDITREGIIGGYVHGNEPAHHVAYLYNWAGQPWKTQAQVRKILDMQYKPTPDGLGGNDDCGQMSAWYIFTSLGFYPVAPGSDEYSIGSPLVDNATLTLENGNQFKVNVINQSAQNVYVQKVQLNGKTITDFILKHKAITDGSTLTFYMGAKPKK, from the coding sequence ATGAAAAACACATTTCTTTTCTCCTTATTGTTCATTTCATTTTTTACACAAGCACAACAAAATTTAATTCAATATGTAAAACCAATTATAGGAACAGAGAAAATGGGGCACACCTACCCTGGCGCTACAGTTCCTTTTGGTGCAGTACAATTAAGCCCTGAAACAGACACCATCTCTTATGAAATCAACGGAAAATACAATGGTGATGTCTATAAATATTGTGCCGGTTACAAATACGAAGACAAAACCATTGTTGGTTTTAGCCACACACATTTAAGCGGAACAGGTCATTCCGATTTAGGGGATTTTTTAATCATGCCAACTCAAGGAAAGCTACAATTGAATCCTGGAACAGCTACCAATCCAAAAAGCGGTTACCGCTCCACTTATTCACATGCTAATGAAGTGGCAGAAGCTGGTTATTACAAAGTAAAACTGAACGATGATAACATTCTGGCTGAAATGACCGCCACCACTCGAGTGGGAATGCATCAATATACGTTTCCAAAATCGGATGAAAGTCATATTATACTGGACTTGATGGCGGGAATTTATAATTACGACGAGAAAGATGTATGGACTTTTGTACGGGTTGTCAACGATACTTTAATTACAGGTTACCGTCAAACCAATGGTTGGGCTAGAACAAGAACGGTGTATTTTGCTATGTCATTTTCTAAACCATTTACTCAATACGGTCAAAAAAATTATGATGACAAACAAGCATATAGAGGTTTTTGGAGAAAATTCGATCAAACAAAAAATTTTCCTGAAATAGCAGGAAAAAAAATAAGAATGTATTTTGATTTCAAAACGGAAGAAGCCGAAAAAATCAAAATAAAATTTGCATTATCCTCAGTAAGCCAGGAAAATGCATTAGAAAACATGCAGGCTGAAATCAAAGATTGGGATTTTGAAAAAGTAAAAGCACAAGCACAAACCTCTTGGAACAAAGAATTGAATAAAATAGCCATTACGGCATCAGATGATACAAAGGTTAATTTCTATACCGCAATGTATCATACGTTCATCAACCCAACGGTATATACTGATGTAAATGGAGCATACAAAGGACTGGATCAAGGCATACATAAAGCAAATGGGTTTACGAATTATAGTACGTTTTCGTTATGGGACACTTACAGAGCCTTGCATCCTTTTTTCAACATTATACAACCGTCCAGAAATAACGATATGGTCAAATCGATGATGGCACATTATGATCAAAGTGCTTTGCATATGTTGCCTATTTGGTCTCATTATTCCAATGACAATTGGTGCATGAGTGGATATCACAGTGTATCTGTTATTGCAGATGCCATCATAAAAGGAGTTTTTAATGGTGATGAAAACCAAGCGCTAGAAGCCTGCATTACAACAGCAAATCAACGCAATTATGAAGGCATAGGCCATTATATAGATTTGGGTTATATTCCTGCGGAAAAAAGTGGGGTTTCTGTTTCGAATACCTTAGAATATGCTTATGATGATTGGTGTATTGCACAAATTGCCAAAAAACTAAATAAGACAGCTGTATATAATGAATTTCTAAAGCGTTCTGAAAATTGGAAAAACAATTACAACGCAACTACAGGATTCATGCAGCCCAAAATGGCCGATGGAACTTTTAAAAAGGAATTTGACTCTATGAGTACGGAAGGACAAGGATTTATTGAAGGAAACAGTTGGAACTACAGCTTTTTTGCACCCCAAGATCCTGCCACTTTAATAATTAAGATGGGTGGTAAAAAAACATTTGCAAACCGTTTGGATAAATTATTCAGTATGCATTTACCAGATTCTTTTTTTCAACATACCGAAGACATCACAAGAGAAGGAATAATAGGTGGTTACGTACATGGAAACGAACCGGCACATCATGTTGCTTATCTATACAATTGGGCAGGACAACCTTGGAAAACACAAGCACAAGTTCGAAAGATTCTTGATATGCAATACAAACCAACTCCAGATGGCTTGGGCGGGAATGACGATTGTGGCCAAATGAGTGCTTGGTATATCTTCACCTCTCTAGGATTTTATCCTGTGGCTCCGGGCTCTGATGAATACTCAATTGGATCTCCTCTAGTGGACAATGCAACGCTAACTTTGGAAAACGGAAACCAATTTAAGGTGAATGTCATCAATCAAAGTGCACAAAATGTATACGTTCAAAAAGTACAATTAAACGGAAAAACCATTACTGATTTTATTTTAAAACATAAAGCGATTACGGATGGATCAACACTCACCTTTTATATGGGTGCAAAGCCTAAGAAATAA
- a CDS encoding AMP-dependent synthetase/ligase: protein MTSITRLFDFPYYQQDKYISIPDALVTKQNGVWVKTSTEEYISKANAVSRALLRMGVKKDDKIAIISTNNRTEWNIMDIGVLQTGSQTIPIYPTISEDDYEYILNHSGAIYCFVSDIEVLRKINLIRNKIPNVLEVYSFNAIEGCKNWVELLKIGEDETNQYLVEEQKNKVQTEDLATIIYTSGTTGKPKGVMLSHRNIVSNVLNSAPRIPFEAGKSRALSFLPICHIFERMILYLYQYYGVSVYFGESIDKISDNIKEVKPTVITAVPRLLEKVYDKIYAKGTELTGIKKKLFFWAIDLGLRYEPYGANGVWYELQLKLARKLIFSKWKEGLGGNLDLMVSGSAALQTRLARVFAAAEIPVMEGYGLTETSPVISVNDMRNKGFKVGTVGKVIDGVSVKIAEDGEILCKGPNIMMGYYKDEKLTSEVIIDDYFHTGDIGEIDAEGFLRITDRKKEMFKTSGGKYIAPQLIENTMKQSRFIEQIMVIGDGQKMPAAFIQPNFDFVKEWAKIHKIEIGTTNEEITADPKVIARIQEEINRLNDKFGNWEKIKRFELTADIWSIEGGHLTPTLKLKRKIVMEKYIDLFHKIYN, encoded by the coding sequence ATGACTTCAATAACCAGACTCTTTGATTTTCCTTATTATCAGCAAGATAAATACATTTCAATTCCAGATGCATTAGTTACGAAGCAAAATGGAGTTTGGGTAAAAACTTCTACCGAAGAATACATTTCAAAAGCGAATGCCGTTTCGAGAGCACTCTTGAGAATGGGAGTTAAAAAAGACGATAAAATTGCCATCATTTCGACTAATAATCGAACCGAATGGAACATTATGGATATAGGAGTTTTACAAACCGGATCGCAAACCATTCCTATTTATCCAACTATTTCTGAAGACGATTATGAATATATACTGAATCATTCCGGAGCTATTTATTGTTTTGTTTCCGATATCGAAGTACTTAGAAAAATAAATTTAATCCGAAATAAAATTCCTAATGTACTGGAAGTCTATTCGTTTAATGCAATAGAAGGTTGCAAAAACTGGGTTGAATTACTAAAAATTGGCGAGGACGAAACCAATCAGTATTTGGTTGAAGAACAAAAAAACAAGGTACAAACAGAAGATTTAGCGACTATCATTTATACTTCGGGAACAACAGGAAAACCAAAAGGTGTAATGCTTTCGCATCGAAATATTGTTTCCAATGTACTGAACAGTGCGCCACGAATTCCTTTTGAAGCCGGTAAAAGTAGAGCCTTAAGTTTCCTTCCTATTTGCCATATTTTTGAAAGAATGATTCTGTATTTATACCAATATTATGGTGTATCGGTTTATTTTGGAGAATCAATCGATAAAATAAGTGATAATATCAAAGAAGTTAAACCAACAGTAATAACTGCTGTGCCAAGGCTTCTTGAAAAAGTATATGACAAGATTTACGCTAAAGGAACTGAATTAACAGGCATCAAAAAGAAATTGTTCTTTTGGGCTATTGATTTAGGATTGCGATATGAACCCTATGGCGCTAATGGCGTTTGGTATGAGTTGCAACTTAAACTTGCCCGAAAATTAATTTTCAGTAAATGGAAAGAAGGTTTAGGAGGCAATTTAGATTTAATGGTTTCCGGAAGCGCCGCTTTACAAACCCGATTAGCGCGCGTTTTTGCAGCAGCAGAAATTCCCGTGATGGAAGGATACGGTTTGACCGAAACATCCCCTGTGATTTCAGTCAATGATATGAGAAACAAAGGATTCAAAGTAGGGACAGTAGGAAAAGTAATTGATGGAGTTTCGGTAAAAATTGCCGAAGATGGAGAGATTTTATGTAAAGGCCCAAACATTATGATGGGCTATTACAAAGACGAAAAATTAACCAGTGAAGTAATTATAGACGACTATTTTCATACAGGTGATATTGGCGAGATTGACGCCGAAGGTTTCCTTAGAATTACTGACCGTAAAAAAGAAATGTTCAAGACTTCAGGAGGAAAATATATTGCTCCACAACTAATTGAGAATACGATGAAACAATCTCGTTTTATCGAACAAATTATGGTAATTGGTGACGGTCAAAAAATGCCGGCCGCTTTCATACAACCTAATTTTGATTTTGTAAAAGAATGGGCGAAGATTCACAAAATAGAAATTGGAACCACCAACGAAGAAATTACAGCAGACCCAAAAGTTATTGCCCGTATTCAGGAAGAAATTAACAGACTGAATGACAAATTTGGAAATTGGGAAAAAATAAAACGTTTCGAATTAACAGCAGACATTTGGTCTATTGAAGGCGGACACCTTACTCCTACACTTAAACTCAAACGAAAAATTGTGATGGAAAAATATATTGATTTGTTCCACAAAATTTACAACTAA